A genomic window from Quercus lobata isolate SW786 chromosome 10, ValleyOak3.0 Primary Assembly, whole genome shotgun sequence includes:
- the LOC115963151 gene encoding cysteine-rich receptor-like protein kinase 26 — protein MYGHFSVKSDVFSFGVLMLEIISGRKNSSFGNGENIENISSYAWKNWKHGIVSNLADPTLEAGSTTEIMRCIHIGLQCVQENLVDRPTMASVVLMLNSYSITLSIPSQPAFFMNNGTKSNICLQCEHDSRLTKSNQSKSSSDQASLNEASITELSPC, from the exons ATGTATGGACACTTCTCAGTAAAGTCTGATGTCTTTAGTTTCGGTGTGCTAATGTTAGAGATAATAAGTGGACGGAAGAATAGCTCCTTCGGAAATGGAGAGAATATTGAGAACATTTCAAGCTAT GCATGGAAAAATTGGAAACACGGTATAGTTTCAAATCTTGCAGATCCCACATTGGAGGCAGGTTCAACAACCGAGATAATGAGATGTATTCACATTGGATTACAATGTGTTCAAGAAAATCTAGTTGATAGACCAACTATGGCATCTGTTGTTCTCATGCTGAATAGCTACTCTATTACTCTATCAATACCTTCACAACCtgcattttttatgaataatggTACTAAATCAAACATTTGCTTGCAATGCGAGCATGATTCAAGGTTGACAAAGTCAAATCAATCTAAAAGTAGCTCTGACCAAGCTTCGCTAAATGAGGCATCAATCACAGAGCTATCTCCTTGCTAA